The following coding sequences are from one Streptomyces sp. NBC_00536 window:
- a CDS encoding imidazolonepropionase-like domain-containing protein, which yields MLTLHTADLLVTGPGSVPVPGGAVLVEGDRIAGVGPYEALAERYPHARTRRWPGVLTPGLVVRGAELLLERTYYPDDPYEIAELGADPVTGAEALDALGLTEARWGNSARRATQKLLSRGVVAVGGRLRVPSVRTAVSRSGLALIPAVPVLPGDGRASGAPDAGDSVPPSLDPFAGRDAVAGAFHGALERGGPARFAAFDAPDLDALLARGATTCVATVIGGRLLHRRR from the coding sequence ATGCTGACGCTCCACACCGCCGACCTCCTCGTCACCGGGCCCGGGTCCGTCCCGGTGCCGGGCGGGGCGGTCCTGGTCGAGGGTGACCGGATCGCCGGCGTGGGCCCGTACGAGGCCCTCGCCGAGCGGTATCCGCACGCCCGCACCCGGCGCTGGCCCGGGGTGCTGACCCCGGGGCTCGTCGTGCGCGGGGCGGAGCTGCTGCTGGAGCGGACGTACTACCCCGACGATCCGTACGAGATCGCCGAACTGGGCGCGGATCCGGTCACCGGGGCGGAGGCCCTGGACGCCCTCGGTCTGACCGAGGCCCGCTGGGGCAACAGCGCCCGGCGCGCCACCCAGAAGCTGCTGTCGCGCGGGGTGGTCGCGGTCGGCGGCCGGCTGCGCGTGCCGTCCGTCCGTACGGCCGTCTCGCGCTCGGGCCTGGCGCTGATCCCGGCCGTGCCGGTGCTGCCCGGTGACGGGCGGGCTTCCGGGGCGCCGGACGCGGGTGACTCCGTACCGCCGTCCCTGGACCCCTTCGCGGGGCGGGACGCGGTCGCAGGGGCCTTCCACGGGGCGCTGGAGCGCGGCGGACCGGCCCGGTTCGCGGCCTTCGACGCACCGGACCTGGACGCCCTCCTCGCGCGCGGCGCCACGACCTGTGTGGCCACGGTCATCGGCGGCCGCCTCCTGCACCGCCGCCGCTGA
- a CDS encoding serine/threonine-protein kinase: protein MQPLEAGDPRTIGPYRLLGRLGSGGMGRVYLGRSAGGRTVAVKIVHPYFASDDEFRARFRREVVAARRVGGEWTAEVLGADPEAAVPWVATAYVAGPSLDRALAAHGPLPERSVRAVGAGLARALVAVHALGLVHRDVKPSNVMLTLDGPRLIDFGIARATDGTASLTASGASVGSPGYMAPEQILGKGVTGASDVFSLGAVLAFAATGQPPFSGDNAATLLYKVVHEEPDLGGIPAGELRELIGACLAKAPGGRPAPEAVAAALDGALGAPGWLPGPLVEEVSRAASRLLDLDGDLDVGVGAGAGAGADPFPGAGPGPYASGPVLFEESPYSSDALGGFGPADSSYEAQRAPVGAAGPYGPQSIPHLPTQTGSGGAAGGAATAQGRPDGDRRGIRFTAAGRRLSCTLVLAMGVVAAALGGGLYGLGLLPGGGDDRHDTATPPSSTAGVPRSPSPSASASPSGDGSSSAPPTKSTRDDVPKEFIGTWKGSITTNLGLPTQFEITIRAGKKGAVVARDNSVIDVLGTKYDCSGDWKLSVATDRALVLDTAGGPNPHPGICAPGSADERFTLNEGGSVHYRSGDRAAGNPEGDLTKG, encoded by the coding sequence ATGCAGCCGCTCGAAGCCGGCGATCCGCGCACGATCGGGCCGTACCGGTTGCTCGGCCGGCTCGGGTCGGGCGGGATGGGCCGGGTCTACCTGGGGCGCAGCGCGGGCGGCCGGACGGTCGCGGTCAAGATCGTGCACCCGTACTTCGCCTCGGACGACGAGTTCCGCGCCCGGTTCCGGCGCGAGGTCGTCGCCGCCCGACGGGTGGGCGGGGAGTGGACCGCCGAGGTGCTGGGCGCCGACCCGGAGGCCGCCGTTCCGTGGGTGGCCACCGCGTACGTCGCCGGGCCCTCCCTGGACCGGGCGCTCGCCGCGCACGGGCCGCTGCCGGAGCGCTCCGTCCGGGCGGTCGGCGCGGGGCTGGCCCGCGCCCTGGTGGCGGTGCACGCGCTGGGCCTCGTACACCGTGACGTGAAGCCCTCGAACGTGATGCTGACCCTGGACGGGCCGCGGCTGATCGACTTCGGCATCGCCCGGGCCACCGACGGCACCGCCTCGCTGACCGCCAGCGGGGCGTCGGTGGGCTCGCCCGGCTACATGGCCCCCGAGCAGATCCTCGGCAAGGGGGTCACCGGGGCCTCCGACGTCTTCTCGCTCGGCGCGGTGCTGGCCTTCGCCGCGACCGGGCAGCCCCCCTTCAGCGGGGACAACGCGGCCACCCTCCTCTACAAGGTGGTCCACGAGGAGCCCGACCTCGGCGGGATCCCGGCCGGGGAGCTGCGCGAGCTGATCGGCGCGTGCCTGGCGAAGGCGCCGGGCGGGCGGCCCGCCCCGGAGGCGGTCGCGGCGGCGCTGGACGGGGCGCTGGGCGCGCCCGGCTGGCTGCCGGGGCCGCTGGTGGAGGAGGTGAGCCGGGCCGCGTCACGGCTGCTGGACCTGGACGGGGACCTGGACGTGGGCGTCGGCGCGGGTGCGGGGGCGGGCGCGGACCCGTTCCCGGGCGCCGGGCCGGGTCCGTACGCCTCGGGGCCGGTGCTGTTCGAGGAATCGCCCTACAGTTCGGACGCGCTGGGCGGTTTCGGTCCCGCGGATTCCTCGTACGAGGCCCAGCGGGCCCCGGTCGGTGCGGCCGGTCCGTACGGCCCCCAGAGCATCCCGCACCTGCCGACCCAGACGGGCTCCGGCGGCGCGGCGGGCGGCGCGGCGACGGCTCAGGGCCGGCCGGACGGTGACCGGCGCGGGATCCGCTTCACCGCGGCCGGGCGCCGCCTCAGCTGCACGCTGGTGCTGGCGATGGGCGTGGTGGCGGCGGCCCTCGGCGGCGGGCTGTACGGGCTGGGCCTGCTGCCCGGCGGTGGCGACGACCGGCACGACACGGCGACCCCTCCTTCTTCCACGGCGGGCGTCCCCCGCTCCCCGTCGCCCTCCGCGTCCGCCTCGCCATCCGGCGACGGGTCGTCCTCCGCGCCGCCGACGAAGAGCACGCGGGACGACGTGCCCAAGGAGTTCATCGGCACCTGGAAGGGCTCGATCACCACGAACCTCGGCCTGCCCACGCAGTTCGAGATCACGATCCGGGCCGGGAAGAAGGGGGCGGTGGTCGCCCGCGACAACTCCGTCATCGACGTGCTCGGCACGAAGTACGACTGCAGCGGCGACTGGAAGCTCTCCGTCGCCACCGACCGCGCGCTCGTCCTGGACACCGCGGGCGGCCCCAACCCGCACCCCGGCATCTGCGCCCCCGGCTCCGCCGACGAGCGGTTCACCCTCAACGAGGGCGGCAGCGTCCACTACCGGTCGGGCGACCGGGCCGCCGGAAACCCCGAGGGCGACCTCACGAAGGGATAG
- a CDS encoding alpha/beta hydrolase — protein sequence MRPRTTTADPAARASGPLTGLLTACLTACLAVTLAGCSGQGGRVRFDAPSAAPTPAPTSVVTPHPVAEAVRLTQLPTGPEAEFHEESTLDDGTTIGVTTLEGQKSGFTGKVWVWAPKQYFESQYAHSGFPVLIALPGGRGFPKNYWMAAGLRLESSIAAWSKDGRSLPFIVVMPVLNADKSHFYDGSDIPGQPKMGTWLTEDVPDLVRANFRTFHSRDGWAFMGSSSGGFAALKSVLQKPDQFKAVIASGPDTVPDSPLWKGYEEERQANNPERLAQELVTKDGPDVYLAFQIGSKESGKPNVEKFIRNYGKGPVKTHLQVIAGGEHNAKTYIRGMGEGSIKWISAHLQAPVPTA from the coding sequence ATGAGACCGCGCACGACCACGGCGGACCCGGCGGCCAGGGCCTCAGGCCCGCTCACCGGCCTGCTCACCGCCTGCCTCACCGCCTGCCTCGCCGTCACGCTCGCAGGCTGTTCCGGCCAGGGCGGCCGGGTCCGCTTCGACGCCCCGAGCGCCGCCCCCACACCCGCTCCCACCAGCGTCGTCACCCCGCATCCGGTGGCCGAGGCGGTACGGCTGACCCAGCTGCCGACCGGCCCGGAGGCGGAGTTCCACGAGGAGAGCACCCTCGACGACGGGACGACGATCGGGGTGACCACCCTGGAGGGCCAGAAATCGGGTTTCACGGGGAAAGTCTGGGTGTGGGCGCCGAAGCAGTACTTCGAATCCCAGTACGCGCACAGCGGCTTCCCGGTGCTGATCGCCCTGCCCGGCGGCCGGGGATTCCCCAAGAACTACTGGATGGCCGCGGGCCTGCGGCTGGAGAGCAGCATCGCCGCCTGGTCGAAGGACGGCCGGAGCCTGCCCTTCATCGTGGTGATGCCCGTGCTCAATGCGGACAAATCACACTTCTACGACGGCAGCGACATCCCCGGGCAGCCGAAGATGGGCACCTGGCTCACGGAGGACGTGCCGGACCTGGTGCGGGCCAACTTCCGCACCTTCCACTCCCGGGACGGCTGGGCCTTCATGGGCTCCTCCTCCGGCGGCTTCGCGGCACTGAAGTCGGTGCTCCAGAAGCCCGATCAATTCAAGGCCGTGATCGCCTCCGGTCCCGACACCGTGCCGGACTCCCCGCTGTGGAAGGGATACGAGGAGGAGCGCCAGGCGAACAATCCGGAGCGCCTCGCCCAGGAACTCGTGACGAAGGACGGACCGGACGTCTATCTCGCCTTCCAGATCGGCAGCAAGGAAAGCGGAAAGCCGAATGTCGAGAAATTCATCAGGAATTACGGAAAGGGTCCCGTAAAGACGCATTTGCAGGTCATCGCGGGTGGCGAGCACAACGCCAAGACCTACATCCGGGGCATGGGCGAGGGCAGCATCAAGTGGATCAGCGCCCACCTCCAGGCGCCGGTCCCCACCGCCTGA
- the mqnC gene encoding cyclic dehypoxanthinyl futalosine synthase, translated as MTDQAALQSVLDRAAAGGRITQQEALDLYRDAPLHALGQAADAVRRTRYAGTEHIATYIIERNINYTNVCVTACKFCAFYAAPKDTKKGWSRDLDDILRRCAETVELGGTQIMFQGGHHPDYGVEYYEHHFAAIKKAFPQLVIHSLGASEVEHMARISGVSAEEAITRIHAAGLDSFAGAGAELLPERPRKAIAPLKESGERWLEIMEIAHGLGVESTSTMLMGTGETNAERIEHIAMIRDTQDRTGGFRAFIPYTYQPENNHLKGRTQATVFEYLRMIAIARLYLDNIAHIQGSWLTVGKEAGQLALHYGADDLGSIMLEENVVSSAGAKHRSNRQEIIDLIRKAGRTPAQRATTYEHLVVHDDPANDPVDDRVVSHISSTAIEGGTAHPELKLISSN; from the coding sequence GTGACCGACCAGGCCGCTCTCCAGTCTGTCCTCGACCGTGCCGCCGCAGGGGGCCGGATCACCCAGCAAGAGGCCCTCGACCTCTATCGCGACGCGCCGCTGCACGCGCTCGGCCAGGCCGCCGACGCCGTGCGCCGCACGCGCTACGCGGGTACCGAGCACATCGCGACGTACATCATCGAGCGCAACATCAACTACACCAACGTGTGCGTCACGGCGTGCAAGTTCTGCGCCTTCTACGCGGCCCCGAAGGACACCAAGAAGGGCTGGTCCCGGGACCTCGACGACATCCTGCGCCGCTGCGCGGAGACCGTCGAGCTGGGCGGCACGCAGATCATGTTCCAGGGCGGGCACCACCCCGACTACGGCGTCGAGTACTACGAGCACCACTTCGCCGCGATCAAGAAGGCCTTCCCGCAGCTGGTCATCCACTCCCTCGGCGCGTCCGAGGTCGAGCACATGGCCCGCATCTCGGGCGTCTCGGCGGAGGAGGCCATCACGCGCATCCACGCCGCCGGCCTCGACTCCTTCGCGGGCGCGGGCGCCGAACTCCTCCCGGAGCGGCCGCGCAAGGCGATCGCCCCGCTCAAGGAGTCCGGCGAGCGGTGGCTGGAGATCATGGAGATCGCCCACGGGCTGGGCGTGGAATCCACCTCCACGATGCTCATGGGCACCGGCGAGACCAACGCCGAGCGGATCGAGCACATCGCGATGATCCGGGACACGCAGGACCGTACGGGCGGCTTCCGCGCCTTCATCCCGTACACCTACCAGCCCGAGAACAACCACCTCAAGGGCCGCACGCAGGCCACGGTGTTCGAGTACCTGCGCATGATCGCGATCGCGCGGCTGTACCTCGACAACATCGCGCACATCCAGGGCTCCTGGCTGACGGTCGGCAAGGAGGCGGGCCAGCTGGCGCTGCACTACGGCGCCGACGACCTCGGTTCGATCATGCTGGAGGAGAACGTCGTCTCCTCGGCCGGTGCCAAGCACCGCTCGAACCGCCAGGAGATCATCGACCTGATCCGCAAGGCGGGCCGGACCCCGGCGCAGCGCGCGACGACGTACGAGCACCTGGTGGTCCACGACGACCCGGCGAACGACCCGGTCGACGACCGCGTGGTCTCGCACATCTCCTCGACGGCGATCGAGGGCGGCACGGCCCACCCCGAGCTGAAGCTGATCTCGTCGAACTGA